Proteins from a single region of Sphingopyxis sp. BSN-002:
- a CDS encoding XrtA/PEP-CTERM system-associated ATPase — MYDQYYGFTGRPFQLTPDPAFYFESGTHRKAMSYLGYGLAQGEGFIVITGDVGAGKTTLVGHLMNTIDPNRLTAVKLVSTQVEGDDLLRLVAEQFGLEWEGQSKAELLRSMEEYLREQARAGKRTLLIVDEGQNLAISALEELRMLSNFTLGGHSLLQIFLLGQPEFRQTLFHSPTLEQLRQRVIATHHLDPMEPEEVEPYILHRLKKVGWTGNPSFAPEAYELIFDYSDGVPRKLNVLVSRLLLFGAVEELHRISAQHVRNVIAEVEADRGIDEASLAPLPVEEVVAHAAAAVEAPVEWPAPVKDARAPFAAPVAAPAAESGEVFELAAEAAVAAPAVAAVPAIDEQQVAELQRQIASLEERLVEQDAALRRVLDLLIEWVERDPDNAPNPAKSQVWAA; from the coding sequence ATGTACGATCAATATTATGGTTTCACCGGCCGTCCCTTCCAGCTGACGCCCGATCCGGCTTTCTATTTCGAAAGCGGCACGCACCGCAAAGCCATGTCCTATCTGGGCTATGGTCTGGCGCAGGGTGAGGGCTTCATCGTCATCACCGGCGACGTCGGCGCAGGCAAGACGACGCTGGTCGGCCACCTGATGAACACGATCGACCCCAATCGCCTGACCGCGGTCAAGCTGGTGTCGACGCAGGTCGAGGGCGACGATCTTCTTCGCCTTGTCGCCGAACAGTTCGGGCTCGAATGGGAAGGCCAGAGCAAGGCCGAACTGCTCCGCTCGATGGAGGAATATCTCCGCGAACAGGCGCGCGCCGGCAAGCGCACCCTGCTGATCGTCGACGAGGGCCAGAACCTCGCCATTTCGGCGCTCGAAGAGCTGCGCATGCTGTCGAACTTCACGCTCGGCGGCCATTCGCTGCTGCAGATCTTCCTGCTGGGTCAGCCCGAATTCCGCCAGACGCTCTTCCACTCGCCGACGCTCGAACAGTTGCGCCAGCGCGTGATCGCGACGCACCATCTCGATCCGATGGAGCCCGAAGAGGTCGAGCCGTATATCCTCCACCGCCTGAAGAAGGTGGGGTGGACCGGCAACCCGAGCTTCGCGCCCGAGGCCTATGAGCTGATCTTCGATTACAGCGACGGCGTACCGCGCAAACTGAACGTGCTGGTCAGTCGTCTGCTGCTGTTCGGTGCCGTCGAGGAATTGCATCGCATTTCGGCACAGCATGTCCGCAACGTCATCGCCGAGGTCGAGGCCGATCGCGGCATCGACGAGGCGAGCCTTGCGCCGCTGCCGGTTGAGGAAGTCGTCGCACATGCCGCGGCTGCCGTCGAGGCGCCGGTCGAATGGCCCGCGCCGGTGAAAGATGCGCGCGCGCCCTTCGCGGCGCCGGTCGCCGCGCCGGCTGCCGAATCGGGCGAGGTGTTCGAACTCGCGGCCGAGGCCGCCGTTGCTGCGCCCGCCGTCGCCGCGGTGCCCGCGATCGACGAACAACAGGTCGCCGAGCTCCAGCGCCAGATCGCCAGCCTCGAGGAACGGCTCGTCGAACAGGATGCAGCGCTTCGCCGCGTGCTCGATCTGCTGATCGAATGGGTCGAGCGCGATCCCGACAACGCCCCCAATCCGGCGAAGTCGCAAGTCTGGGCCGCGTGA